Proteins encoded within one genomic window of Flavobacterium oreochromis:
- a CDS encoding GNAT family N-acetyltransferase, which yields MNFDFTEKYILENDCVLLRPLEISDKEKLINFAINEPEIWKFNINGGNGKDNFDSYFETAMKLFKDKNQYTFIVFDKRTNQYAGMTRLYEISNEFKRLDIGFTWYGKKFQGTGLNKNCKYLLLEFAFDKLKMIRVGFGANSKNERSINAMKSIGCKVEGILRQFSKDADGKIIDAIKLSILKIEWEDNIKNNLKEQLEKYASS from the coding sequence ATGAATTTTGATTTTACAGAAAAATATATTTTAGAAAACGACTGTGTTTTATTAAGGCCTTTGGAAATTTCGGACAAAGAAAAACTAATAAACTTTGCAATTAATGAACCTGAAATTTGGAAGTTTAATATTAATGGGGGAAATGGTAAAGATAATTTTGACAGCTACTTTGAAACAGCAATGAAGCTATTCAAAGACAAAAATCAATACACCTTTATTGTTTTTGACAAAAGAACTAACCAATATGCAGGAATGACAAGACTTTACGAAATTTCTAACGAATTTAAACGTCTTGATATTGGGTTTACTTGGTATGGAAAAAAATTTCAAGGAACTGGATTAAACAAAAATTGTAAATATCTTCTTTTAGAGTTTGCCTTTGATAAACTAAAAATGATAAGAGTAGGTTTCGGAGCAAATAGTAAAAACGAAAGAAGTATAAACGCAATGAAAAGTATTGGATGTAAAGTTGAAGGAATATTAAGACAATTTAGTAAAGATGCCGACGGAAAAATTATTGACGCAATAAAATTGAGTATTTTGAAAATTGAATGGGAAGATAATATAAAAAACAATTTAAAAGAACAACTTGAAAAATATGCTAGCAGCTAA